GAGACAATCGTGGCAAACTGGCTATTGCCGAGCATAGAAATATACTCATGGCCATAGAAAATCAAGATATAGATGCAGCAGAAAATGCAGTTGCGGCCCACCTTGACGACATGTTTCAAATTAGCAAAGCCGGTTTTTCCGCGCAAAATATTATTAATGACAACTAACTAAACACAAAAACTCTTATTTCTTAAAATGCGTATGAACTACTTAAAAAAGTTGGTAATGGCCGTGCTTTGTCTGATGTGTACCCTACCTGCAATTGCACAGGAACACCCCAATATCATGCTTACCAAAAAAAATATTGAAGCGGTAAGAAAGGGAGCGGCTACTTATTCTTTACTAAAAGGATCATATCAGAAGGTTAAAGCTGATGCGGATAAAGCCATTGCAGAACCCATCAGTGTACCGACCCCTAAAGATGCAGGTGGTGGTGCCACACACGAACAGCATAAAAAAAACTATACCAATATGCTGAACTGTGGTATTGCTTATCAAATTTCGGGTGATAAAAAGTATGCAGCCTATGTAGAAAGTATGTTGCTAAAATATGCTGCCGACTATGGCAAATGGCCGCTGCATCCCAAAAGAAAAGAAAATCATGAGGCCGGAAAAATCTTCTGGCAAAGCCTGAATGATTTTGTATGGCAGGTATATACCATACAAGGTTATGATATGGTTTATGATGCCATATCTCCAAAAAACAGAGTCATTATAAATGCCGGTTTATTTGAACCTATGCTTAAATTCTTTACCATTGATTGTAAAGAAACCTTTGATAAAATCCATAACCATGGCACCTGGGATATTGCGGCGGTAGGTATGACCGGCTATGTTCTCAACAAACCGGAATATGTAGAAATGGCGCTAAAAGGATCAGCAAAGGATGGTAAGACCGGTTATATGGCGCAAATAGATCAATTATTTTCTCCGGATGGATACTATACAGAGGGACCTTATTATCAAAGATATGCCCTGCTTCCTTTTATCATTTTCGCAAAAACGATCAATAACTTCCAACCGGAGTTAAAGATCTTTGAATACCGTAATCAACTCTTAGCTAAGGCCATAAACACTTCTTTACAACTCACCTATACTGATGGTACTTTTTTTCCTATCAATGATGCTATAAAAGGTAAAACATACGAAACTGCCGAACTGGTATATGGTGTTGACATTGCCTATGCGGATATCAAACCTATGCCCGATCTGCTCGACATTGCCGAGAAACAGAACGAAGTTGTTGTTTCAGATGCTGGGTTAAAGGTAGCTGCAGATCTAAGTGCCGGCAAAGCCAAGCCTTTTGCTTACCAATCACAACTTATAAAAGATGGCGCTTTAGGGAAGGAAGGTGGACTAGGGATATTAAGACACGGCAGCAATGAAGACCAACAAACCTTACTGTTAAAAGCTGCTTCACAAGGTATGGGACATGGGCATTTCGACAGGCTAAACTTATTGTACTACGACAATGGTGTTGAAGTTTTACCAGATTATGGGTCAGCCAGATTTATCAACATAGAATCTAAAAGGGGTGGAGATTATTTGCCAGAGAATAAATCATGGGCAAAACAAACTGTTGCACACAATACCCTGGTGGTAGATCAAACTTCCAACTACAAAGGAAACCCTGATGTTGCCCAACAGAACTTTCCTGAGATTCTGTATTTTAAAAATGATAAAAACCTACAGGTAGTCAGCGCTGCCGAACGTAATGCCTATCCAGGTGTGCAAATGATCAGAACATCGGCATTGCTCAAAGTTGCAGAACTCAGTAAACCATTGGTGATTGATATATTCCAGGCATTATCTGATAAATCGCATCAATACGACCTCCCTTTTTGGTATAAAGGATATGTTGTTGATGCTTCTGTAAAGATCAATGCTTTTACAGATCAGTTAAAGCCATTAGGTGAGAAATATGGCTATCAACATATCTGGCTAAATGCAGATCAGCCGATTAAAGAAAAGACCGGATATCTGAGCATTTTAAATAACAAACGCTTTTATACTATCCATTTTGCCACCGATACCACAGTTAATTTAAAAACATTGTCACTTGGTGCTAATGATCCGGAAATGAACCTGGTAGAGGGCAAAGCCTTTATGCTATCTTCTCCTAAATCGAATAATCAGATCTTTTTTAACATTATAGAGACACATGGGAACAGCAATCCGGTTGATGAAACTACAACCGGCGCCAAGAGTAAGGTTAGTGATTTAAAGATTCTGAGCAGCAATAAAGACCAGGTTACAGTTTCATTTAAGGTAAAAGATAAATTGTACACCTATCAGATCAATTACAACAACAAAGAAAACTTTATAAAACTTAATTGATACGGATGTATTCTCCCCACACCGGGAAGATTTCCTTTGAACCTAACCTTAAATATAAACCAAGATGAAGAAAATGATCATGCTTTGCGGGCTACTCTTTACGGGTTACGCTCTTAGTGCTCAGGATACAGTAGTCGTAAAAAAGGTAACCTATCCGGCAGGCTTTACGGAGCAGTTAAATGTAGTTTACACCAAAGTTAAAGATTGGGAAGGTAAACTCGACCTATACCTCCCCCCTGCCAAAAATGGCCCAAGTCCGCTGGTCATCAATATCCATGGCGGTGGCTGGAACAAAGGAAATAAGGAATCGCAAACCGGATTTAGTGGCTTCTTTAAAAAGGGCTATGCAGTAGCTAATATTGCTTATCGGCTTACGGGTGTTGCAACTGCGCCGGCAGCTGTTGAAGACACCCGCTGTGCATTGATTTACCTGATCAGCAATGCTAAGAAACTCAATATTGATGTCAACAAAATTGTAATTATGGGCGGTTCTGCCGGTGGGCACCTTGCCCTAATGGGTGGACTGCTGGAGAACAACCACATTTTCGACACCAATTGTATGGGGACTGAGAAAATTAAAGTTGCGGCCATTATAGACAAATATGGCATTACCGATGTATGGGATTGGGGTTATGGTCTTGACAAGACCAGCAAATCAGCCACCAGCTGGCTGGGTGCTAAAGCAAAAGATAAAGACTTTGCCATGTCTCTATCCCCGCTATACCTGGTAAAGAAAACCAGTCCCCCGGTATTTATTGTACATGGCGACGCAGACCCAACAGTGCCTTATCAGCAATCCGTTGCGCTTAAAGTAAAACTGGATGAACTAGGCGTAAAGAATGAATTTGTTACTGTTAAAGGTGGTCAGCACGGCAAATTTACCCCTGAAGACAACGCAATAGTCAATGCAAAAATTATAGATTTTTTAAAGGGACTGGGACTATAACTGTATTATAAAAAGAGATGAAAGTAAAAGGATTAAGATGGTACATTATTGCACTGATTGCCTTTGCAACGGTGATCAACTATGTAGACCGTAGTGCCATCAACATCATGTGGCCTTATATTTATAAGGAATTTGGGATTGCTGATGTTGACAATAAAAGTGCGCTGGCGCTAATTACTACCTTCTTTATGATTGCCTATGCCCTTGGGCAAACTTTTACAGGCAAGCTGATGGATGCTGTAGGTACCAGACTGGGGATGACGATTTCTATCATTGGCTGGAGCATTTCTATTGCGTTGCACTCCTTTGCCCGTTCATTAATGTCGTTCAATATCTTCAGATTTATGCTCGGCTTTTCAGAAGCAGGAAATTGGCCCGGCGCTACAAAGAGCAATGCAGAGTGGTTTCCGGCAAAAGAGAGGGCTATTGCGCAAGGCATTTTCGGTGCTGGTGCATCCTTAGGCTCGGTAGTTTCGGCTCCTATTATTGCCCTGTTATATATTGCATTTGGCTGGAAGATGACCTTTGTACTCATTGCCTCATTGGGATTGATCTGGATTATTCCATGGCTGGTGATCAACAAGGCAACACCGGAAAAACATCCCTGGTTAACAGAAAAAGAGCGCAATTACATCCTGGATGCTGAGCCTAACGCCAACGCTTCTGTTGAGGTGGCCCCAGTACTGACCTGGAGGGAGCTACTAAAATTCAGAAATACCTGGGGTATCATCACGAGCAGGTTCTTTATTGATCCGGTATGGTGGTTGTTTGTAACCTGGCTGCCTACCTTTTTAAAAGAACAATTCCTGTTCGACATTAAACAGATTGGGACCTTCACCTGGTTGCCATACCTTTTTGCCGCCATAGGCAGTTTAGTTGGTGGCTATCATTCCTCCTGGCAAATTAAACAGGGTATTACCGCCGTAAAAGCAAGAAAAAACTCAATTGCCATAGGTTGTGGCGTCATGCTGCTCTCCTTAGTTGCAATCGTTTATTTCCTCGATACCCTTAAAGACACTCCTACCCTTGCTATGGTATTAATTGGCACTACACTATTTGGTTTTCAGTTTCTTATCGGAAATATTCAAACCTTGCCAAGCGACTATTTTAATGGCAAAAATGTGGGTACAGTGGCCGGCATGGGTGGTACTGCAGCAGTGGCCGGAACATTGCTGACCACATGGGCCGTACCTATTATCACAAAAACAAGTTACGTTTCCTTCTTTGTGCTGGCAGCGGTGCTGGTTCCTATGGCATGGATTTGTATAAAATATATGACATCTAAAAAAATAACTAATTAATAAATAATAGAATATGCGTTTAAAAAATAAAGTCGCAATTGTAACTGGCGGGTCCAGAGATATCGGTAGAGCAGTTTCATGTCAACTTGCACAAGAAGGTGCAAAAGTGGTGATCAACTACCATAGCAATGTAGCCAATGCGGAGGAGACCTTAAAACTAATCACAGCTAATGGTGGCGAAGCCATCATTGTTAAAGGGGATGTAACTAAATCTGCCGAAGTTGCCGAGCTGGTTGATCAAACCCGGGCAGCGTTTGGTGATGAAATCCATATCCTTGTGAATGTTGCAGGAGGCATGGTAGCCAGAAAACCAACTTTAGAACTGGACGAAGATTTTTGGGATGCCGTGATGGACCTGAACTTAAAAAGCGTAT
This is a stretch of genomic DNA from Candidatus Pedobacter colombiensis. It encodes these proteins:
- a CDS encoding heparinase II/III family protein, with the protein product MNYLKKLVMAVLCLMCTLPAIAQEHPNIMLTKKNIEAVRKGAATYSLLKGSYQKVKADADKAIAEPISVPTPKDAGGGATHEQHKKNYTNMLNCGIAYQISGDKKYAAYVESMLLKYAADYGKWPLHPKRKENHEAGKIFWQSLNDFVWQVYTIQGYDMVYDAISPKNRVIINAGLFEPMLKFFTIDCKETFDKIHNHGTWDIAAVGMTGYVLNKPEYVEMALKGSAKDGKTGYMAQIDQLFSPDGYYTEGPYYQRYALLPFIIFAKTINNFQPELKIFEYRNQLLAKAINTSLQLTYTDGTFFPINDAIKGKTYETAELVYGVDIAYADIKPMPDLLDIAEKQNEVVVSDAGLKVAADLSAGKAKPFAYQSQLIKDGALGKEGGLGILRHGSNEDQQTLLLKAASQGMGHGHFDRLNLLYYDNGVEVLPDYGSARFINIESKRGGDYLPENKSWAKQTVAHNTLVVDQTSNYKGNPDVAQQNFPEILYFKNDKNLQVVSAAERNAYPGVQMIRTSALLKVAELSKPLVIDIFQALSDKSHQYDLPFWYKGYVVDASVKINAFTDQLKPLGEKYGYQHIWLNADQPIKEKTGYLSILNNKRFYTIHFATDTTVNLKTLSLGANDPEMNLVEGKAFMLSSPKSNNQIFFNIIETHGNSNPVDETTTGAKSKVSDLKILSSNKDQVTVSFKVKDKLYTYQINYNNKENFIKLN
- a CDS encoding MFS transporter; this translates as MKVKGLRWYIIALIAFATVINYVDRSAINIMWPYIYKEFGIADVDNKSALALITTFFMIAYALGQTFTGKLMDAVGTRLGMTISIIGWSISIALHSFARSLMSFNIFRFMLGFSEAGNWPGATKSNAEWFPAKERAIAQGIFGAGASLGSVVSAPIIALLYIAFGWKMTFVLIASLGLIWIIPWLVINKATPEKHPWLTEKERNYILDAEPNANASVEVAPVLTWRELLKFRNTWGIITSRFFIDPVWWLFVTWLPTFLKEQFLFDIKQIGTFTWLPYLFAAIGSLVGGYHSSWQIKQGITAVKARKNSIAIGCGVMLLSLVAIVYFLDTLKDTPTLAMVLIGTTLFGFQFLIGNIQTLPSDYFNGKNVGTVAGMGGTAAVAGTLLTTWAVPIITKTSYVSFFVLAAVLVPMAWICIKYMTSKKITN
- a CDS encoding alpha/beta hydrolase; the protein is MKKMIMLCGLLFTGYALSAQDTVVVKKVTYPAGFTEQLNVVYTKVKDWEGKLDLYLPPAKNGPSPLVINIHGGGWNKGNKESQTGFSGFFKKGYAVANIAYRLTGVATAPAAVEDTRCALIYLISNAKKLNIDVNKIVIMGGSAGGHLALMGGLLENNHIFDTNCMGTEKIKVAAIIDKYGITDVWDWGYGLDKTSKSATSWLGAKAKDKDFAMSLSPLYLVKKTSPPVFIVHGDADPTVPYQQSVALKVKLDELGVKNEFVTVKGGQHGKFTPEDNAIVNAKIIDFLKGLGL